From one Marmota flaviventris isolate mMarFla1 chromosome 1, mMarFla1.hap1, whole genome shotgun sequence genomic stretch:
- the Prss37 gene encoding probable inactive serine protease 37: MELIFYLSVLAGTFFSAHSSVQKEDPAPYLVYLKSHFNPCVGVLIKTSWVLAPAHCYLPNLKLMLGNFKSRIRDGTEQTINPIQIIRYWNHSDSSPQDDLMLIKLAKPAILNQKVQLLPLATSNVRPGTVCLLSGLDWSRENNGRHPDLRQNLEAPVMSDKDCKKTEQGKSHRNSLCVRFVKVFNRIFGEVAVATVICKNKLQGIEVGHFMGGDVGIYTNVYKYVSWIEKTTKDRHK, from the exons ATGgaacttattttctatttgagTGTCCTTGCTG GGACATTTTTCTCTGCTCACTCATCTGTGCAAAAAGAAGATCCTGCTCCCTATTTGGTATACCTCAAGTCTCACTTCAATCCCTGTGTGGGTGTCCTCATCAAAACCAGCTGGGTATTGGCCCCAGCTCATTGCTACTTACC AAATCTGAAACTGATGCTGGGAAATTTCAAGAGCAGAATCAGAGACGGGACAGAGCAGACAATTAATCCTATCCAGATTATCCGATACTGGAACCATAGTGACAGCTCTCCACAGGATGACCTCATGCTCATTAAGCTGGCTAAGCCTGCCATCTTAAACCAAAAAGTCCAGCTCCTTCCCCTTGCCACCAGCAATGTCCGGCCAGGAACTGTCTGCTTGCTCTCAGGTTTGGACTGGAGCCGGGAAAACAATG GCAGACACCCAGACTTAAGGCAGAACTTGGAGGCTCCTGTGATGTCTGATAAAGACTGCAAGAAAACTGAACAAGGAAAGAGCCACCGGAACTCCTTATGTGTTAGATTTGTGAAAGTATTCAACCGAATTTTTGGG GAGGTAGCCGTGGCTACTGTCATCTGCAAAAACAAGCTCCAGGGAATCGAGGTTGGACACTTCATGGGAGGAGATGTTGGAATCTATACTAATGTTTACAAATATGTGTCCTGGATTGAGAAAACCACTAAGGACAGGCACAAATGA
- the LOC114105629 gene encoding taste receptor type 2 member 3-like produces MMGAVEGVFLVLMITQFILGNLGNGFIGLVNGRRLFRSKRISLSDFIITSLALSKIVLLWIFLIDGVLITFSYKMHDSGTVRQIIDIWTFTNHLSTWLITCLGVLYCLKIARFSHPTFLWLKWRVSRVVVWMLLGTLLLSCCSTMSLINEFKINSVLCGIDSTGNVTEHFREKRSEYHLIHILGNLWHVPPLTVSLTAYVLLILSLRRHTWQMQQNCTSSRDPSTEAHERVTRIILSFLLLFLLYTLSFIILSSSCLLPDTKVAQMIGEIFTMFYLVGHSFVLNMGNNKLKQTFMAILPCKSGHLKPGSKGPSPHS; encoded by the coding sequence ATGATGGGAGCCGTTGAGGGGGTGTTTCTGGTTCTGATGATCACCCAGTTCATTCTTGGAAATCTGGGGAATGGTTTCATTGGTTTGGTCAATGGCAGACGCTTGTTCAGGAGCAAGAGAATCTCTTTATCTGACTTCATCATCACCAGCCTGGCCCTCTCCAAGATTGTTCTGCTGTGGATTTTCTTGATTGATGGTGTTTTGATAACATTCTCTTACAAAATGCATGATTCAGGAACAGTAAGGCAAATTATTGATATCTGGACATTTACAAACCACCTAAGTACATGGCTTATCACCTGCCTTGGTGTCCTCTACTGCCTGAAAATCGCCAGGTTCTCCCACCCTACATTCCTCTGGCTCAAGTGGAGGGTTTCCAGGGTGGTTGTATGGATGCTGTTGGGTACACTGCTTTTGTCATGTTGCAGTACCATGTCTCTAATCAATGAATTTAAGATAAATTCTGTGCTCTGTGGAATTGATAGCACAGGTAATGTGACTGAGCACTTCAGAGAGAAGAGAAGTGAATATCATCTGATCCACATTCTTGGGAATCTGTGGCACGTCCCTCCCTTAACTGTGTCCCTGACTGCCTATGTTCTGCTCATTCTCTCTCTGCGGAGACACACATGGCAGATGCAGCAAAATTGTACCAGTTCTAGAGATCCAAGTACTGAGGCCCACGAGAGGGTTACCAGGATTATCCTGTCCTTCCTACTTCTCTTCCTACTTTATactctttcctttataattttgtcaTCCAGTTGTCTCCTACCAGATACTAAAGTGGCTCAGATGATTGGTGAAATATTTACAATGTTTTATCTTGTTGGCCACTCATTTGTTCTCAATATGGGGAACAACAAGCTGAAACAGACATTTATGGCAATACTCCCTTGTAAGTCTGGTCATCTGAAGCCTGGGTCTAAGGGACCTTCTCCCCATAGTTAG